From Thermostichus vulcanus str. 'Rupite', one genomic window encodes:
- a CDS encoding DUF190 domain-containing protein — protein sequence MVFPEASAHQLNIYIGESNRWQGQPLYLALLQLARKRGLAGGTVVRAIAGFGRNSRIRSSSLLELSTDLPILITFIDQPEKTATVLRKAA from the coding sequence ATGGTGTTCCCGGAAGCGTCTGCGCATCAACTGAACATTTACATCGGGGAATCCAATCGCTGGCAGGGTCAGCCTCTCTACCTAGCTCTCTTGCAGTTGGCTCGTAAAAGAGGACTAGCGGGAGGAACTGTTGTTCGGGCCATCGCCGGGTTTGGTCGTAACAGCCGCATCCGTAGCAGTAGCCTGCTCGAACTTTCGACCGATCTGCCCATTTTGATCACATTTATTGATCAGCCGGAAAAAACTGCCACTGTCTTACGAAAAGCAGCGTAA